A region from the Thermanaeromonas toyohensis ToBE genome encodes:
- a CDS encoding CvpA family protein yields the protein MNYADLFLILSLGWAGFQGYRRGFAKLATGLVGYLVGVFISLNLAGPLIRWADDSWKISGKMASWLAPYLPLPRFILDQELSVPVIKQVDAWLSGWPLPPSFKAGLWEAIQQNGGRPVTLGEALARQLALGLLKVLAMVVLFYISLWILRRLSLWLTHSWGWAPWGLSCRLLGLALGLASQAIYLSLVLGILELGIEKGWFLKFPFLLPVARELSASRLTPPLLDLFSWLRGLVNI from the coding sequence GTGAATTATGCAGATCTCTTTCTTATCTTAAGCTTAGGTTGGGCAGGTTTTCAAGGATACCGCCGCGGCTTTGCTAAGCTCGCAACTGGACTGGTGGGGTACCTGGTAGGTGTTTTTATATCCTTAAACCTAGCGGGGCCCCTCATCCGCTGGGCCGATGATAGCTGGAAAATTTCTGGTAAAATGGCCAGTTGGCTGGCCCCTTACTTGCCTTTGCCGCGCTTTATCCTCGACCAAGAATTGAGCGTACCAGTTATAAAACAGGTGGATGCTTGGCTTTCCGGTTGGCCCTTGCCGCCTTCTTTTAAGGCCGGCCTATGGGAAGCCATTCAACAGAATGGGGGTAGACCAGTTACTTTGGGAGAAGCTTTAGCTCGCCAGTTGGCTTTAGGGCTGCTTAAGGTATTGGCCATGGTTGTGCTTTTTTATATTTCCCTTTGGATTCTAAGGCGCTTGAGCCTTTGGCTAACTCATAGCTGGGGATGGGCACCTTGGGGCCTGTCTTGCCGGTTGCTAGGACTAGCCTTAGGTTTAGCGAGTCAGGCCATATATCTTTCCTTGGTTTTAGGTATCCTAGAATTAGGGATAGAGAAAGGATGGTTTCTGAAGTTTCCGTTCCTTTTGCCCGTAGCCCGGGAACTATCGGCTTCCCGCCTTACTCCCCCTCTTCTTGATCTTTTTTCCTGGCTAAGGGGATTAGTCAACATCTAA
- a CDS encoding DUF441 domain-containing protein — protein MNTSTLLLLLIMLLGILGRSNIIAAAAAALLLLEFASLERFFPLLERRALEVGLIFLVVSVLIPFTYGRVAPVEILRSFTSTTGLIAILSGLLATLLNYQGLELLKRYPHMMVGMIIGSIIGVAFFGGIPVGPLMAGGIAALLVYLVEYLR, from the coding sequence ATGAACACTTCCACCCTCCTCCTGCTCCTCATTATGCTTTTAGGTATTTTGGGGCGCTCTAACATTATTGCGGCAGCAGCGGCTGCCCTCTTACTTTTGGAGTTTGCTAGTCTAGAGCGTTTTTTCCCTTTACTAGAGCGCCGGGCGCTAGAGGTGGGGCTTATCTTTTTAGTTGTTTCGGTTCTCATCCCCTTCACCTATGGACGGGTGGCGCCGGTGGAGATTCTGCGTTCCTTTACCAGTACCACCGGTCTTATAGCCATCTTAAGTGGGCTTTTGGCTACCTTGCTTAATTATCAGGGATTAGAGCTCCTTAAGCGGTACCCCCATATGATGGTCGGTATGATCATCGGGTCTATCATTGGTGTGGCCTTTTTTGGGGGGATACCAGTAGGCCCCCTTATGGCGGGGGGTATAGCTGCTTTATTAGTCTATTTGGTAGAATACCTGCGTTAA
- a CDS encoding 2-phosphosulfolactate phosphatase — protein sequence MEIDVFPTITSATDEGLNGKVVLVVDTLRATTTIAAALDAGCLEIIPVITPEEAIEMRERLGDERVLLGGERGAVKIPGFDLGNSPLEYTPEIVQGKRIIMTTTNGTRAIRKATPARLVLLAALINAPAVAEAVVGMGGGDITILCAGTRDRFSLEDFLTAGLLVSELEKKGNYILRDGALAAREFYRTVRTDILKVLKQSLHGAQLLELGFGPDLEYSSQVGILKVVPVYNGGLVKKYSAGD from the coding sequence TTGGAAATAGATGTATTTCCCACCATTACGAGCGCTACTGATGAAGGCTTAAACGGAAAAGTTGTCCTCGTAGTGGATACCTTAAGGGCTACCACCACCATCGCTGCCGCCCTGGATGCGGGTTGCCTGGAGATTATACCCGTTATTACCCCTGAAGAGGCCATCGAAATGAGGGAACGGTTAGGGGATGAACGGGTTCTTTTAGGTGGCGAGCGAGGGGCGGTAAAAATCCCGGGCTTTGATCTGGGAAATTCTCCCCTGGAGTATACGCCAGAAATAGTACAGGGGAAGAGGATCATCATGACTACTACCAACGGTACCCGGGCCATCCGGAAGGCGACCCCAGCTCGCCTGGTGCTTCTGGCTGCCTTGATAAATGCTCCAGCAGTTGCGGAAGCGGTGGTCGGGATGGGTGGAGGGGATATAACAATTCTATGCGCGGGAACCCGGGATCGCTTTTCCTTGGAGGATTTTTTGACAGCAGGTCTACTTGTAAGCGAGCTAGAAAAGAAGGGGAATTACATATTGAGGGATGGCGCCCTAGCTGCTAGGGAGTTTTATCGTACTGTCAGGACGGACATCCTTAAGGTACTGAAGCAGAGCCTGCACGGAGCTCAACTCCTGGAATTGGGTTTTGGGCCCGATTTAGAATACAGCTCCCAAGTAGGCATTTTAAAGGTAGTTCCTGTCTATAATGGCGGCCTAGTAAAAAAATATTCGGCGGGGGATTAA
- a CDS encoding phosphosulfolactate synthase — translation MIEKDLPCGGWHGILEFPLPGRQQKPRDQGLTMVIDKGLGLAQLHDLLKVAAPYIDFLKLGFGTSLFYPAELLREKIRLVRSFGIDIFPGGTFLEVACWQGKLELYLQTAKELGYTFIEVSDGTIPLSQEMRTYAIRRARELGLGVLSEVGKKDPRDSLENTVILAQIRRDLEDGAYKVIVEGRESGQGVVIFDSRGALKEEELEFLAGRIERLEDIIWEAPQKHQQQELILRFGPNVNLGNVQPQDVLALEALRVGLRGDTLRATLKSAIS, via the coding sequence GTGATAGAGAAGGATTTGCCTTGCGGTGGCTGGCACGGCATTTTAGAGTTTCCTTTACCAGGCCGCCAGCAAAAACCCCGGGATCAGGGATTAACCATGGTCATTGATAAAGGGCTAGGTTTGGCTCAACTGCATGACCTTTTAAAGGTGGCCGCACCCTATATTGATTTTTTAAAGCTTGGTTTCGGCACCTCCCTATTTTACCCGGCAGAGTTGTTACGGGAGAAGATCCGCTTGGTACGCTCCTTCGGTATAGATATTTTCCCTGGGGGTACTTTCTTGGAAGTAGCTTGCTGGCAAGGGAAGCTAGAACTTTACTTGCAGACGGCTAAAGAATTGGGCTATACTTTTATTGAAGTTTCTGATGGGACTATACCTTTAAGCCAAGAAATGAGAACTTATGCTATTCGCCGGGCACGAGAACTGGGCTTAGGGGTTTTAAGCGAGGTGGGCAAAAAGGATCCTCGGGATAGCCTGGAGAATACAGTTATCCTGGCCCAGATCCGGCGGGATTTAGAGGATGGAGCCTATAAGGTTATTGTAGAAGGCCGGGAATCAGGCCAGGGGGTAGTTATCTTTGATAGCCGCGGGGCCCTTAAGGAGGAGGAACTGGAATTTTTGGCTGGCAGAATAGAACGGCTGGAGGACATAATTTGGGAAGCACCTCAAAAGCACCAACAACAGGAGCTTATCTTGCGTTTTGGTCCCAATGTAAACTTAGGTAATGTACAACCCCAGGATGTTTTGGCTCTGGAGGCCTTACGGGTAGGCTTACGTGGCGATACTTTAAGGGCTACTTTAAAATCTGCAATTTCTTAG
- a CDS encoding YqhV family protein, with amino-acid sequence MFFFFLDKYVLGMAGLRFFSSLVEMTAAYLMLKFNRVDTALKINAVLALVGPTIMIVVTALGLWGLAGKIAPGKFFIILAGVGLIFYGLHR; translated from the coding sequence ATGTTTTTCTTTTTTCTCGATAAATACGTGTTGGGCATGGCAGGCTTACGCTTTTTTTCTAGCCTGGTAGAAATGACGGCTGCCTATCTTATGCTTAAGTTTAACCGGGTAGATACAGCTTTAAAAATAAATGCTGTTTTAGCCCTTGTAGGCCCTACTATAATGATAGTTGTTACAGCCCTAGGCTTGTGGGGTTTGGCGGGGAAGATAGCACCAGGTAAATTTTTTATTATTTTGGCTGGGGTGGGCCTTATTTTTTACGGGTTACACCGTTAG
- a CDS encoding MFS transporter: protein MRLPFALLCTVPFIMVLGNSMLVPLLPKMKEVMSVSLFQVSLFITAFSLPAGITIPFAGFLSDRFGRKIIMAPALILYGTGGLLAGTAALLTARPYYLILGSRILQGIGAGGTYQLAMALVGDIFQSNERAKALGLLEASNGLGKVISPIAGALLGLIAWFAPFFAYGFLAIPIGLAIWLIVREPKQGIGQHRTIESYFGSLKQIFKEKGAGLLACFLAGMTVLFLLFGILSLVADNLEAKGWEGLQIGLLLALPVGSMALTSYLCGSYLQKKNAQILKITLVTGLSVVTGALLLMAFKLPLYLFLIVLIFLGVGTGSVLPAVNTLITSAASASQRGGITCLYGSMRFLGVALGPPVFGLAARGGLFLWVLAAALTFVIALLTAFLVHVREMLPPDLLTQP, encoded by the coding sequence ATGCGGCTTCCCTTTGCCCTCCTGTGCACTGTTCCCTTTATTATGGTGCTGGGAAATTCTATGCTCGTTCCCCTGCTACCTAAGATGAAGGAAGTTATGTCTGTAAGCCTCTTCCAAGTAAGCCTTTTCATTACCGCCTTTTCCCTTCCAGCCGGGATCACCATCCCTTTCGCTGGCTTTCTATCCGACCGCTTCGGCCGCAAAATAATTATGGCCCCCGCTCTTATCCTTTACGGTACTGGGGGGCTCCTGGCTGGAACGGCAGCCCTCCTAACGGCGCGACCTTATTACCTTATCCTAGGTAGCCGCATCCTTCAGGGTATAGGCGCCGGAGGAACTTATCAGCTAGCCATGGCCCTGGTAGGCGATATATTCCAGAGCAACGAACGGGCCAAAGCCTTAGGATTGCTGGAAGCTTCCAATGGGCTGGGTAAAGTTATAAGCCCTATCGCTGGGGCGCTCCTAGGATTAATAGCTTGGTTTGCGCCTTTCTTCGCTTACGGTTTCTTAGCCATTCCTATAGGGCTAGCCATATGGTTGATAGTACGCGAACCCAAGCAGGGCATAGGCCAGCACCGCACTATAGAGAGCTATTTCGGAAGTCTTAAGCAAATATTTAAGGAGAAAGGGGCTGGCTTGCTAGCTTGCTTTCTTGCTGGTATGACTGTACTTTTTCTTTTGTTTGGTATTTTAAGCCTTGTAGCTGATAATCTGGAGGCAAAGGGCTGGGAAGGGCTTCAAATAGGGTTGCTCCTCGCCCTTCCCGTAGGTTCCATGGCCTTGACTTCCTATCTCTGCGGTAGTTACTTACAAAAAAAGAATGCCCAAATATTAAAGATAACCCTGGTAACCGGTTTAAGTGTGGTAACGGGCGCCCTTCTCCTTATGGCTTTTAAACTACCTTTATATCTTTTTTTGATAGTGCTCATCTTTTTAGGTGTGGGTACGGGAAGTGTCCTTCCTGCGGTGAACACCCTTATCACCAGTGCTGCTTCCGCCTCCCAGCGTGGAGGTATCACCTGCCTTTATGGTTCTATGCGGTTTTTAGGAGTAGCCCTAGGTCCCCCTGTTTTTGGTCTTGCAGCCAGGGGGGGCCTCTTTCTTTGGGTTCTGGCGGCAGCTCTAACTTTCGTTATAGCTCTGCTTACCGCTTTCCTGGTCCATGTCCGGGAAATGCTACCGCCCGACCTCCTCACCCAGCCTTAA
- the phoU gene encoding phosphate signaling complex protein PhoU, translating to MHNTAETLEGDGIMAGSIRQSFHQSLESLQQEILRMGSIVEQVIAKAVESLAKLDSKIANEVIEGDTIVDELELQIEDQCLKLIATQQPMAKDLRKIAAGFKIITDLERIADYSVDIARTANRIIATGQPLIKPLIDIPRMAELAQNMVKQALDAYVHGDVKLAYAVAESDDQVDHLHNQIFRELLVFMMEDPRTITQATYLLFVSRYLERIADHATNIAEEAIYLETGERKELND from the coding sequence ATGCATAATACCGCAGAAACCCTAGAGGGAGATGGGATCATGGCGGGTAGCATTCGTCAGAGCTTCCACCAATCCTTAGAAAGCCTTCAGCAGGAGATATTACGCATGGGGAGTATCGTGGAGCAGGTGATAGCCAAAGCGGTGGAAAGCCTGGCTAAGCTGGATTCCAAAATAGCCAATGAAGTCATCGAGGGAGATACTATTGTGGATGAGCTGGAGCTTCAGATCGAGGACCAGTGCCTTAAGCTTATCGCTACTCAACAGCCCATGGCTAAGGATCTACGAAAGATCGCTGCTGGCTTTAAGATCATTACTGATCTAGAAAGAATAGCCGATTATTCAGTAGACATCGCCCGGACGGCCAATAGAATCATAGCCACGGGCCAGCCCCTTATTAAACCTTTGATAGATATACCTCGTATGGCGGAGCTGGCCCAGAATATGGTCAAGCAGGCCCTGGATGCCTATGTCCACGGTGATGTAAAATTAGCCTATGCCGTGGCCGAAAGCGATGATCAGGTTGACCATCTGCACAACCAAATCTTCCGCGAATTATTAGTCTTTATGATGGAGGATCCGCGCACCATCACCCAGGCCACTTATCTCCTGTTCGTAAGCAGATACCTAGAGCGCATTGCTGATCATGCCACCAACATTGCCGAAGAAGCTATTTATCTGGAAACTGGGGAAAGAAAGGAGCTAAATGATTGA
- the pstB gene encoding phosphate ABC transporter ATP-binding protein PstB, which translates to MAKAKITVRNLNFYYGSTWALKDVNLTIQENSVTALIGPSGCGKSTFLRVLNRLNDLIENTRLSGEVLLDGHNIYAPGTDVIALRKRVGMVFQKPNPFPMSIYDNVAYGPRVHGITKKRQLDEIVEKSLKAAALWDEVADRLKASALSLSGGQQQRLCIARCLAVEPEVILMDEPSSALDPISTLKIEELVLSLKGRYTIVIVTHNMQQAARVSDTTAFFLNGEMVECDDTAIIFTRPRDKRTEDYITGRFG; encoded by the coding sequence ATGGCTAAAGCTAAAATAACAGTCAGAAATTTAAATTTTTACTACGGGAGTACCTGGGCGCTCAAGGATGTAAACTTAACTATCCAGGAAAATTCAGTCACCGCCCTCATAGGACCTTCTGGGTGCGGGAAATCCACCTTCCTCCGGGTCTTAAACCGGCTAAACGATCTTATCGAAAACACGCGCCTCTCTGGAGAAGTACTTTTGGATGGCCATAATATTTATGCCCCTGGTACTGATGTTATAGCCCTCCGAAAGCGGGTAGGTATGGTCTTCCAGAAACCCAACCCCTTCCCCATGTCCATTTATGATAATGTGGCCTATGGCCCCCGCGTGCACGGTATAACCAAGAAAAGGCAGTTAGATGAAATTGTAGAAAAGAGCTTAAAAGCTGCCGCCCTGTGGGACGAAGTAGCAGATCGCTTGAAGGCTTCCGCCTTAAGCCTCTCCGGAGGACAGCAGCAGCGCCTCTGTATCGCCCGCTGCTTGGCTGTAGAGCCAGAAGTGATCCTTATGGATGAGCCCTCTTCTGCCCTAGATCCCATCTCCACCTTAAAAATAGAAGAGTTGGTTTTGTCCCTCAAAGGAAGATATACCATTGTGATTGTCACCCATAATATGCAGCAAGCAGCCCGGGTGTCGGATACCACTGCTTTTTTCTTAAACGGCGAGATGGTAGAGTGCGATGATACAGCCATCATTTTTACCCGGCCGCGGGACAAGCGTACCGAGGATTACATCACGGGCCGTTTTGGTTAG
- a CDS encoding formate--tetrahydrofolate ligase translates to MPWDPTQMPDWQISLEAEKNMPKPEEVPDRLGLEKDEVIPYGRLCRLDYMKILQRLKDRPDGKYIEVTAVTPTPLGEGKTTTTLGLIEGLAKRGKNAGGCIRQPSSAPTFNIKGTAAGGGNALLIPMTEFSLGLTGDINNITNAHNLMMVALTARMQHETNYTDEELAKRGLRRLNIHPKKIEQRWVMDLGAQALRNIVIGLGNEMDGVTMQSGFMVSVASELMAILAMVRDLKDLRESLGRIIVAYDRQGNPITTEDLEVAGAMCAIMRESINPTLCWTAEYQPVMVHAGPFANIAVGQSSIIGDRIGLKLFEYHCTESGFGADIGFEKFVNVKCRHSGLKPNVSVIVATVRSLKMHGGGPAVVPGRPLDEAYTKENLPLLEKGIENLLHHIGIVKKSGVKPVVCINAFPTDTEEEHRLVRRYVEQAGARCAISNHWRYGGDGALELADAVIDACREEVDFKFFYPLEMPFMQRVEVIAREVYGADGVQWLPAAEAKAKVLQEKYPDFYTMMAKTHLSLSHDPNLKGVPKGWTLPIRDVLVFAGAKFLVPLCGEIRLVPGTSSDPAFRRIDVDVETGVVKGLF, encoded by the coding sequence ATGCCCTGGGATCCTACTCAAATGCCTGACTGGCAGATTTCTTTAGAAGCAGAAAAAAACATGCCTAAGCCCGAGGAGGTACCGGACAGGCTTGGACTAGAGAAGGATGAGGTAATCCCTTACGGTAGGCTTTGCCGGTTGGATTACATGAAGATTCTACAAAGGCTTAAGGACAGGCCTGACGGCAAGTACATCGAAGTTACGGCGGTCACCCCCACCCCCTTAGGGGAAGGCAAGACAACTACCACTTTAGGGCTCATAGAGGGCCTGGCTAAAAGGGGTAAAAACGCGGGCGGTTGTATCCGCCAGCCTTCTAGTGCACCTACTTTTAACATCAAGGGCACTGCTGCTGGTGGAGGCAATGCCTTACTCATACCTATGACGGAGTTTTCTTTAGGCTTGACTGGTGATATTAACAACATCACCAATGCCCATAATCTCATGATGGTAGCCTTAACGGCCCGTATGCAACACGAGACTAACTATACCGATGAAGAATTGGCCAAGCGAGGTTTAAGACGGCTTAACATTCACCCTAAGAAGATAGAGCAGCGCTGGGTGATGGATCTGGGCGCTCAAGCCTTAAGGAACATTGTCATCGGCTTGGGCAATGAAATGGACGGCGTTACTATGCAGTCCGGTTTTATGGTGAGCGTGGCCTCGGAACTTATGGCCATCTTGGCTATGGTCCGGGACCTTAAGGATCTACGGGAAAGCCTGGGCCGTATAATTGTAGCTTATGACCGGCAAGGTAACCCTATCACCACCGAAGACTTGGAAGTAGCTGGCGCCATGTGCGCCATTATGCGGGAGTCCATTAATCCCACCTTATGCTGGACGGCCGAGTACCAGCCCGTAATGGTCCATGCCGGTCCCTTTGCCAATATAGCTGTCGGTCAATCTTCTATTATAGGTGACCGTATAGGCCTTAAGCTTTTCGAGTACCATTGTACGGAGAGTGGTTTTGGAGCAGACATAGGCTTTGAAAAATTTGTAAACGTCAAATGCCGGCACAGTGGACTTAAACCCAATGTCTCGGTTATTGTAGCTACGGTCCGTAGCCTTAAAATGCACGGTGGCGGGCCTGCTGTGGTACCTGGACGGCCCCTGGATGAAGCCTATACCAAGGAAAATCTCCCCCTGTTAGAAAAAGGTATCGAGAATCTTCTCCATCATATCGGTATAGTTAAGAAATCGGGGGTCAAGCCGGTAGTATGTATTAATGCCTTCCCGACCGATACCGAAGAAGAGCACAGGCTTGTACGGCGGTACGTTGAGCAGGCTGGGGCGCGGTGCGCCATCAGCAATCATTGGAGGTATGGCGGCGATGGGGCCCTGGAACTAGCCGATGCTGTTATCGATGCCTGTCGGGAAGAGGTAGATTTCAAATTCTTCTACCCCTTAGAGATGCCTTTCATGCAGAGGGTAGAGGTCATAGCCCGCGAAGTATATGGTGCAGACGGCGTGCAATGGCTACCAGCTGCCGAAGCCAAGGCCAAGGTTCTCCAGGAAAAGTATCCAGACTTCTACACTATGATGGCCAAGACACACTTAAGCTTAAGCCACGATCCCAACCTTAAAGGTGTACCTAAGGGTTGGACCTTGCCTATACGGGATGTTCTGGTCTTTGCCGGTGCCAAGTTCCTCGTTCCCCTTTGCGGCGAGATCCGGTTAGTACCTGGTACCTCTTCGGATCCCGCCTTCCGGAGGATCGACGTGGACGTGGAAACCGGTGTGGTCAAGGGATTATTCTAA
- the nadC gene encoding carboxylating nicotinate-nucleotide diphosphorylase — protein sequence MLNLLAVTEIVRRALEEDLGVGDITSLALFTSADKGYGTILAKQEGIIAGLPVAELTFKLCPPGCTFIPLVPEGTRVQAGQEVARVEGPLLAILGGERVALNFLQRMSGIATLTSLYVEKVKPYKARICDTRKTVPGLRLLDKYAVRIGGGINHRWNLGDAVLLKDNHIKAAGSILKAIRRVREVIPLTTKVEVEVETLEQVAEALEGGADLILLDNMEVAEMREAVKLAQGYALVEASGGITLDRVAEVAATGVDFISVGALTHSVSALDLSLELLQV from the coding sequence ATGCTTAACTTACTTGCGGTAACGGAAATAGTTCGCCGGGCCTTGGAAGAAGACCTAGGAGTAGGGGATATAACCAGTCTGGCCCTCTTTACCTCTGCTGACAAGGGCTATGGAACGATACTAGCTAAACAAGAAGGTATCATCGCCGGACTCCCGGTGGCTGAGCTTACCTTTAAGCTTTGTCCCCCTGGTTGTACTTTTATTCCGCTTGTACCGGAAGGTACGCGTGTACAAGCTGGACAAGAGGTGGCCCGGGTGGAGGGGCCTTTGCTGGCTATCCTGGGTGGTGAACGGGTAGCCTTAAACTTCCTCCAACGCATGTCTGGCATCGCTACCCTCACTTCTCTATATGTAGAAAAGGTTAAACCCTATAAGGCCCGGATATGCGATACTCGTAAAACTGTGCCCGGTCTTAGGCTTCTAGATAAATATGCCGTACGTATAGGAGGCGGTATCAACCACCGGTGGAATCTAGGGGATGCCGTACTCCTTAAAGATAATCACATAAAGGCGGCCGGGAGTATTCTTAAGGCCATAAGGCGGGTGCGGGAGGTCATACCCCTTACTACGAAAGTGGAAGTAGAGGTAGAGACCCTAGAACAGGTGGCTGAGGCTTTAGAGGGCGGAGCCGATCTTATTTTGCTTGATAACATGGAGGTGGCGGAAATGCGGGAAGCAGTAAAGCTGGCTCAAGGATACGCCCTGGTGGAAGCTTCCGGGGGCATTACTTTGGATAGGGTAGCGGAGGTGGCCGCCACAGGAGTCGATTTTATTTCTGTGGGTGCCTTAACCCATAGCGTTTCTGCCCTAGATTTAAGTTTGGAGCTTTTACAAGTTTAA
- the nadB gene encoding L-aspartate oxidase, which translates to MREVPSYLVNFDLKRLPQEQTDILIVGSGIAGLFTALKVACRYRVVVITKEDPSECSTDLAQGGIAAALDEGDSAELHAQDTLTAGAGLSDPQAVRVLATEGPRRVQELIEWGIPFDREGGRLALGKEGAHSHRRILHAGGDATGAVIWQGLAARAAMEKNIYLLPRTMALDLLVADGRCYGALVLDRSGRIKAILAKATVLASGGAGRLYPVTTNPAVATGDGVAMAFRAGAEVMDLEFYQFHPTVLVHPGASGFLITEAIRGEGGILRNKAGERFMPRYHPLAELAPRDVVARAIAQEMARTGTNCVFLDVTHLDPEMLEKRFPTVVSTCRKLGLEVHHYWIPVAPAAHYWMGGVRTDLYGRTNLERLYAGGEVACTGVHGANRLASNSLLEALVFGGRIAADLLERNWKTGSYPPLSHGLLGEGAPYEERELFFIQGIMERWVGLVRQGQGLKEAAAQLDSLWSLFKKEVRSRREAEVRNLLLLSRLVVEAAAWRRESRGAHYRVDFPEPNPLYRKHLILARGKEARECPVS; encoded by the coding sequence ATGAGGGAAGTGCCTTCCTACCTGGTTAACTTTGACTTGAAGCGGCTCCCCCAGGAGCAAACTGATATCTTGATTGTGGGGAGCGGTATCGCCGGGCTGTTTACGGCTTTGAAGGTGGCTTGCCGGTACCGGGTGGTGGTGATAACTAAAGAGGATCCCTCAGAGTGCTCCACCGACCTCGCCCAAGGCGGTATTGCGGCAGCTCTAGATGAGGGAGATTCGGCCGAACTTCATGCTCAGGATACGCTAACCGCTGGTGCCGGTTTAAGTGATCCTCAGGCCGTCCGGGTCTTGGCTACTGAGGGACCCAGGCGGGTACAAGAGCTTATAGAGTGGGGTATCCCCTTTGACCGTGAAGGCGGGCGCCTTGCCCTGGGCAAGGAGGGGGCCCACAGCCACCGGCGCATACTTCATGCTGGTGGTGATGCCACAGGGGCAGTAATATGGCAAGGCCTGGCTGCCCGGGCGGCCATGGAGAAAAATATCTATTTACTTCCCCGAACCATGGCGCTGGATCTCCTAGTGGCTGATGGCCGTTGTTATGGGGCGCTAGTCCTGGACCGGAGCGGAAGAATTAAGGCTATTTTGGCCAAGGCTACAGTGTTAGCTAGCGGAGGGGCTGGTCGCCTTTACCCGGTGACTACCAATCCAGCTGTGGCGACGGGTGATGGGGTGGCCATGGCTTTCCGGGCTGGGGCGGAAGTAATGGATCTGGAATTTTATCAATTCCATCCCACCGTCCTGGTTCACCCAGGGGCTTCCGGGTTCCTGATTACCGAGGCGATACGGGGGGAAGGAGGCATTTTAAGGAATAAGGCCGGGGAAAGATTTATGCCCCGTTACCATCCCCTGGCCGAACTTGCTCCGCGGGATGTAGTGGCCAGGGCTATAGCCCAGGAAATGGCCCGTACGGGTACAAATTGTGTTTTCCTCGATGTTACCCATCTAGATCCGGAAATGCTCGAAAAGCGTTTTCCCACTGTAGTCTCTACCTGCCGTAAGCTAGGCTTGGAAGTACACCATTATTGGATCCCCGTAGCGCCGGCCGCTCATTATTGGATGGGTGGGGTACGTACAGATCTTTATGGCCGGACTAACCTGGAAAGGCTTTACGCTGGTGGTGAGGTGGCCTGTACCGGTGTACATGGAGCCAACCGCCTAGCCAGCAACTCTTTGCTGGAAGCTTTAGTGTTTGGAGGCCGGATAGCTGCCGATCTCCTAGAAAGAAATTGGAAGACCGGGAGTTATCCCCCTTTATCCCATGGCTTATTAGGGGAGGGTGCCCCTTACGAGGAAAGGGAATTGTTCTTTATACAGGGGATAATGGAACGCTGGGTGGGATTGGTGCGCCAGGGGCAGGGTCTTAAGGAAGCCGCTGCTCAATTAGATTCCTTATGGTCCTTATTTAAGAAAGAGGTTAGAAGCCGGCGGGAAGCTGAAGTGCGGAATTTATTGCTTCTTTCTCGCTTAGTAGTAGAAGCTGCAGCCTGGCGCCGGGAAAGCCGGGGGGCCCATTACCGGGTGGATTTTCCCGAGCCTAATCCTCTTTACCGTAAGCACCTAATTTTGGCCCGGGGGAAGGAAGCCCGGGAGTGTCCCGTGTCTTAA